A genome region from Hymenobacter tibetensis includes the following:
- a CDS encoding right-handed parallel beta-helix repeat-containing protein: protein MILLSFPAPPPTIYYVSLSGNDQNDGTSVATAWKTLKKVKATHFQPGDQVLFEGGSTFKGSIWLRSQSWGTASEPIVIGSYGQKRARISSGTSYGFYAHNLGGIEVRDLEFVGSGRLTNTGSGVVFHVDQPNLHLQHIILDNVRAHGYLVAGINIGSSNGTSGYQHVRITNCVASGNGEAGIKSFAQELAAHHQWYISNCQAFDNAGRPDITDTHTGNGIVLAGIDGALIEHCEAYYNGWLNANPGGGPVGIWGWNCNQLVIQHCESHHNRSGTMKDGGGFDLDGGCTNSILQYNYSHDNEGPGYLLAQYQNAPPLHDVTIRYNISENDGRRHGHGAIQLWSSGANGGIQRANIYNNTVFLSPPADGSQPKAVEITSDGVHDIVLHNNLLQTSGGLPLVHNVASRGVLLQGNAYWSDGHPLLFQWDKQEYTSLEAWRNSTSQETLDFQPTGLVLEPGLINPGAGGTVSPLHSGRPLATLTAYHVKPDSKLRSTGLDLATQFGIDAGTQDFFGSPVPARGTKGTIGAYEAIGGC, encoded by the coding sequence TTGATTTTGCTGTCGTTCCCTGCGCCACCTCCTACCATCTATTACGTTAGTCTGAGCGGCAACGACCAGAACGATGGTACATCCGTCGCTACGGCCTGGAAAACGCTCAAGAAGGTGAAAGCCACTCACTTCCAGCCAGGCGACCAGGTCCTGTTCGAAGGCGGCAGCACGTTTAAAGGAAGTATCTGGCTGCGCAGCCAGAGTTGGGGTACTGCCTCCGAGCCGATTGTTATCGGTTCGTATGGCCAAAAGCGGGCGCGCATCAGCAGTGGCACTTCCTACGGGTTCTATGCGCACAATCTGGGAGGCATTGAAGTGCGCGACCTGGAGTTTGTAGGGTCTGGCCGCCTCACTAACACCGGTTCTGGAGTGGTTTTTCACGTCGATCAACCCAACCTGCACCTGCAGCACATCATCCTCGACAACGTGCGGGCGCACGGCTACTTGGTGGCAGGTATCAACATCGGCAGTTCCAACGGCACCAGCGGGTACCAGCACGTCCGCATCACCAACTGCGTTGCTTCAGGCAATGGGGAGGCAGGCATCAAGTCGTTTGCGCAGGAGCTGGCAGCCCATCACCAGTGGTACATAAGCAACTGCCAAGCCTTCGATAACGCTGGCCGGCCGGACATAACGGACACGCATACCGGCAACGGCATTGTGCTGGCTGGTATTGACGGGGCCTTAATTGAGCACTGCGAGGCGTACTACAACGGCTGGCTGAACGCCAACCCCGGTGGCGGACCAGTTGGCATCTGGGGCTGGAATTGCAACCAGTTGGTGATTCAGCACTGCGAGTCGCACCACAACCGGTCAGGAACCATGAAAGACGGCGGGGGCTTCGACTTAGATGGGGGCTGCACGAACTCCATACTGCAATACAATTACTCCCACGACAACGAAGGCCCCGGCTACCTACTAGCCCAATACCAGAATGCACCTCCACTACACGATGTAACAATTCGCTACAACATCAGCGAGAACGACGGGCGGCGCCACGGCCATGGGGCCATCCAACTGTGGTCGTCGGGGGCCAACGGTGGAATTCAGCGGGCCAACATCTACAACAACACCGTCTTTCTAAGTCCTCCGGCCGATGGCTCCCAGCCCAAAGCCGTCGAGATTACCAGTGATGGTGTCCATGACATTGTGTTGCACAATAATCTGCTGCAAACCAGTGGCGGTCTACCTTTGGTGCACAATGTTGCCTCCCGGGGCGTACTGCTGCAGGGCAATGCGTACTGGAGTGACGGCCACCCTTTGCTGTTTCAGTGGGACAAGCAAGAGTACACTTCGTTGGAAGCATGGCGCAACAGCACCAGCCAGGAAACACTTGATTTCCAGCCAACTGGCCTTGTATTGGAGCCTGGCTTGATTAACCCAGGAGCCGGGGGAACAGTGAGTCCGCTTCACTCAGGCAGGCCACTGGCTACGCTCACAGCCTATCATGTAAAGCCCGACTCAAAACTACGGAGCACCGGGCTAGACCTGGCTACCCAATTCGGCATAGATGCTGGAACGCAAGACTTTTTTGGTTCTCCCGTACCTGCCCGCGGCACCAAAGGTACCATTGGCGCCTACGAAGCTATTGGGGGATGCTAG
- a CDS encoding rhodanese-like domain-containing protein: MARFLLLVVLGLFGLHQSAFAQAAPPFTPGPKVAKLLKKRRTVLLDVRTPAEFAAGHLQGAENLDFRAPDFPAQVAKLDKSNTYVLYCASGNRSGKTNTLMQEAGFKHVVNAGSFKDLKGAGFKTEE; encoded by the coding sequence ATGGCCCGCTTTCTGCTGCTGGTGGTGCTTGGCCTGTTCGGCCTGCACCAGTCCGCCTTTGCTCAGGCCGCACCGCCTTTCACGCCTGGCCCGAAAGTGGCAAAGCTGCTGAAGAAGCGCCGTACCGTTTTGCTGGACGTGCGTACTCCCGCTGAATTCGCTGCGGGCCACCTACAGGGTGCCGAGAACCTCGATTTTCGTGCTCCTGATTTTCCCGCGCAGGTGGCCAAGCTCGACAAGTCAAACACTTATGTTCTGTACTGCGCCTCCGGCAACCGCAGCGGCAAAACCAATACGCTCATGCAGGAAGCGGGCTTCAAACACGTAGTGAATGCCGGCAGCTTCAAGGACCTGAAAGGAGCCGGCTTCAAAACAGAAGAGTAG
- a CDS encoding T9SS type B sorting domain-containing protein, whose translation MIQVLQSVRRLPTLLLLTLLLSVVSRAASATHIVGGEMDLQYVSGSTYQITLNLYFDALFGNAGALDNDLTVSVFDKANNNRMQNLVMPLTSNTLVNYTNPSCSSTSSLVTRRLVYSARIELPANRFNSTAGYYAAVERCCRNNAISNIQSPGDAGQTFYLEFPAVVRNGQPFRDSTPRIFPALGDYACRGELFTYDFGGQDADGDSLQYDLVTPLNGNSTPGVPKPAVAAPLPYREINWGLGRNELNQIPGTPTLTINRATGRLQVRPSVVGLFVFGIRCSEYRAGIKIGETRRDFQLKVVTCTPNAAPSMTVRAATATSVYREGLDTLRLRPGASRCLNLRFTDPDSPSRLSLSLRAVNFPASLLPAFSITQGTIKTPGAPDTLVSQLCFPTCFNTRGQVYLLDLIVSDDGCSLPKRDTVRVAFTAQPDPNSPPALLTTAGPALPLRARIGDLIVFDVTGSDPDSDPVSLTMAGVGFQPADVGATFTQGVNGSQIRGRFSWRVDCRAAGRPLHEFRFLASAGPCNEPQVVTLTVPIQVEYKNAPPVLTSLQVPASTSATDPPLVIRRPLGGVFEATFDGIDIDQDQLVMTATGNGFELAEAGMSFRPTNGNGQAAGTFRWDANCAAISLPDRTLEVTFQLQETTCLPNPQTRVVRFELVRPEATEFKPVNIFTPNGDDLNATFSIPDLPADFCDSRFASIKIFSRWGSQVYESKDRNFRWDGDQRVAGVYYYLIEFTDGRKYKGPITLER comes from the coding sequence ATGATCCAAGTTTTACAGTCTGTTCGCCGGTTACCAACCCTATTGCTTTTAACGCTCCTGTTGTCTGTAGTAAGCCGGGCGGCTAGCGCTACGCACATTGTGGGCGGTGAAATGGACTTGCAATACGTGTCGGGTTCCACCTATCAGATTACTCTTAATCTCTACTTCGACGCGCTTTTCGGCAACGCCGGGGCGCTAGACAACGACTTGACGGTTAGCGTTTTTGACAAGGCCAACAACAACCGGATGCAGAATCTGGTGATGCCGCTCACCTCGAACACCCTGGTCAACTACACCAACCCATCTTGCTCTTCTACTTCGTCGTTGGTTACGCGACGGCTGGTGTACTCGGCGCGGATTGAACTGCCGGCCAACCGCTTCAACAGCACGGCTGGCTACTATGCGGCGGTGGAGCGCTGCTGCCGCAACAACGCCATCAGCAACATCCAGAGCCCAGGTGACGCGGGCCAAACCTTCTACCTGGAGTTTCCGGCCGTAGTTCGCAACGGCCAGCCCTTCCGCGACTCCACCCCCCGCATCTTCCCAGCCCTCGGTGACTACGCTTGCCGCGGAGAACTATTTACCTATGATTTCGGGGGCCAGGACGCCGACGGCGACTCGTTGCAATACGACCTAGTTACGCCCCTGAATGGCAACTCCACGCCTGGTGTTCCCAAGCCTGCAGTAGCTGCTCCGCTGCCCTATCGGGAAATCAACTGGGGGCTTGGCCGCAACGAATTAAACCAGATTCCGGGTACGCCTACCCTGACCATCAACCGGGCGACGGGCCGGCTGCAAGTACGCCCTTCCGTGGTGGGTTTGTTTGTATTCGGCATCCGGTGTTCGGAATACCGAGCAGGCATTAAGATTGGAGAAACGCGGCGCGACTTTCAGTTGAAAGTGGTTACCTGCACCCCAAACGCCGCACCCAGCATGACGGTGCGGGCCGCCACAGCTACTAGTGTCTACCGGGAAGGCTTGGATACGCTACGGCTGCGGCCAGGTGCCAGCCGCTGCCTGAACCTGCGCTTCACCGACCCCGACTCTCCTTCTCGGCTGTCCTTGAGTTTGCGGGCCGTCAATTTTCCGGCCTCGTTGCTGCCGGCCTTCAGCATCACCCAAGGCACAATCAAAACTCCGGGTGCTCCTGATACGCTGGTATCACAGCTCTGCTTCCCCACCTGCTTCAACACCCGCGGGCAAGTGTATTTGCTGGATTTAATAGTGTCGGATGATGGGTGCAGCCTGCCCAAGCGCGATACGGTGCGGGTAGCTTTCACGGCGCAGCCCGACCCTAACAGTCCGCCGGCCCTGCTTACCACCGCCGGCCCTGCCCTGCCCCTACGCGCCCGCATCGGCGACCTGATAGTATTTGATGTAACGGGCTCTGACCCCGACAGCGACCCGGTGTCGTTGACTATGGCGGGAGTGGGTTTCCAACCGGCCGACGTAGGTGCCACTTTCACCCAGGGCGTTAATGGCAGCCAGATACGGGGCCGCTTCTCGTGGCGCGTTGATTGCCGGGCAGCGGGCCGACCCTTGCACGAATTCCGGTTTTTAGCTTCAGCCGGCCCCTGCAACGAGCCGCAGGTCGTTACGCTTACCGTGCCCATTCAGGTGGAATACAAGAATGCTCCGCCAGTGCTTACCTCGCTCCAAGTCCCAGCTTCCACTAGCGCCACCGACCCACCACTCGTTATTCGGCGGCCATTGGGAGGCGTATTCGAGGCAACCTTTGATGGCATTGATATCGACCAGGACCAGTTAGTGATGACGGCAACGGGTAACGGCTTCGAGCTAGCCGAGGCGGGCATGAGCTTCCGCCCAACCAACGGCAACGGGCAGGCAGCAGGTACTTTCCGCTGGGATGCCAACTGTGCGGCCATCAGCTTACCGGACAGGACGCTGGAAGTCACGTTCCAGCTTCAGGAAACCACTTGCCTGCCGAATCCGCAAACCCGTGTGGTGCGCTTCGAGCTTGTCCGCCCCGAGGCCACGGAATTCAAGCCCGTCAATATTTTCACCCCCAACGGCGACGACCTCAACGCTACGTTCTCCATCCCTGACTTGCCAGCCGACTTTTGCGACTCCCGTTTTGCCAGCATCAAGATCTTCTCCCGCTGGGGCAGTCAGGTGTATGAATCCAAGGACCGCAACTTCCGGTGGGACGGCGACCAGCGCGTAGCTGGCGTTTACTACTACCTGATTGAGTTCACCGACGGCCGCAAATACAAAGGGCCAATTACGCTGGAACGCTAA
- a CDS encoding glycoside hydrolase family 2 TIM barrel-domain containing protein has product MALHLLGGCADQAGKSEAINQQTQGSDAVANSGAIPVKILRTADGFQLLRGGKPYFIKGAGGLEGFSKIRAIGGNSVRLWTTDYAQILLDSAHAQGLTVLLGLWLVPEKEGLDYYDKKVVKKQRLALREEILRYRNHPALLAWDVGNELEQGANNPDVFDAINEVAQMVHELDPNHPAISTFIQPGVVKWMGNRCKDLDLVAFNSYGNIASLSTYLREINWPKPYIITEFGTQGYWEVKETAWGAALEKTSTQKSQEIAKYYQVGIEQQRGQCLGSYVFYWGNRQEGTPTWFSLFTPTGERTEVVDQLQNLWRGDWPANRAPQVKSISLDNRIGKDNVRLLPGQSYPAVIAAQDYENDSLRVVWELRAESRWREDRKTMQVRDEAIAGAVAEPNKFSATMVAPTKPGPYRLYATIYDGQGGAATANVPFYVQKPEASIPQ; this is encoded by the coding sequence ATGGCACTGCATCTGCTCGGTGGTTGCGCGGACCAAGCCGGGAAAAGCGAGGCCATTAATCAACAAACGCAGGGTTCTGATGCTGTTGCCAACAGCGGAGCTATTCCGGTAAAGATATTGCGTACAGCCGATGGGTTTCAGCTATTACGGGGTGGAAAACCATATTTTATTAAAGGAGCAGGCGGGCTGGAAGGCTTCTCTAAAATTCGGGCGATAGGCGGTAATTCCGTGCGGCTCTGGACCACAGACTATGCGCAGATTCTGCTGGACTCGGCGCATGCGCAAGGCCTGACCGTGCTACTTGGCCTCTGGTTGGTACCTGAGAAAGAAGGGTTGGATTATTACGACAAGAAGGTCGTGAAAAAGCAACGGCTGGCTCTACGCGAGGAAATATTGCGCTATCGAAACCATCCGGCTCTGTTGGCCTGGGACGTTGGCAACGAGCTAGAGCAAGGGGCCAACAACCCAGATGTGTTTGATGCCATCAATGAAGTGGCCCAGATGGTGCACGAACTGGATCCTAATCATCCGGCCATATCCACGTTCATACAGCCTGGAGTGGTGAAGTGGATGGGCAACCGGTGCAAAGACTTGGACCTTGTTGCCTTCAATAGCTACGGCAACATTGCGTCCTTGTCAACCTACCTACGCGAGATCAACTGGCCCAAGCCCTACATTATCACTGAGTTTGGGACGCAGGGCTATTGGGAAGTGAAAGAAACGGCGTGGGGGGCAGCTCTCGAGAAGACGAGCACGCAGAAATCACAAGAAATAGCCAAGTACTACCAAGTAGGCATCGAGCAACAGCGCGGACAGTGTTTGGGCTCCTACGTGTTCTACTGGGGCAACCGGCAGGAGGGAACTCCCACCTGGTTCAGTTTATTCACCCCCACCGGCGAGCGGACCGAGGTGGTGGATCAGTTGCAAAACCTCTGGCGGGGCGACTGGCCCGCCAACCGTGCCCCGCAAGTGAAAAGCATTTCCTTGGACAACCGCATTGGGAAAGACAATGTACGTTTGCTGCCCGGCCAGTCGTATCCGGCAGTTATTGCAGCCCAAGACTACGAGAACGACAGTCTACGGGTGGTGTGGGAGTTGCGCGCTGAGTCGCGCTGGCGCGAAGACCGCAAAACGATGCAAGTGCGCGACGAGGCCATTGCTGGGGCTGTAGCAGAGCCAAACAAGTTCAGCGCCACGATGGTAGCTCCAACTAAGCCGGGTCCTTACCGCTTGTACGCCACTATCTACGACGGGCAAGGGGGCGCTGCCACCGCCAACGTTCCTTTCTACGTCCAGAAGCCCGAAGCTAGCATCCCCCAATAG
- a CDS encoding cytochrome c oxidase subunit 3: MNSDKERKDKVGANRPASAFQRMERVPPMLMMLYLSLVGIGVLFLFLVVAYAQTRYMANLPRGLHPFPKFFSISTIVLLVSSYTLAQAPRLYRADDVANLARCLGATLLLGCIFAGLQVLGWRELMTQGVFFDGMASGTYVYLISALHVAHLLGGMLFLLALLLRTLHASRDAVRTLVFIRNPYRRLQLRLLSMFWHFIDALWVVLFVVFVFMY; this comes from the coding sequence ATGAATTCCGATAAAGAACGCAAAGACAAAGTAGGTGCCAACCGACCGGCCTCGGCCTTCCAACGCATGGAGCGTGTGCCGCCCATGCTTATGATGCTCTATCTAAGCTTGGTTGGCATTGGAGTGCTGTTTTTATTTCTGGTAGTAGCCTACGCTCAAACCCGATACATGGCCAACTTGCCCCGTGGCCTACACCCGTTCCCGAAGTTCTTTTCCATTAGCACCATTGTGCTGCTGGTAAGTAGCTACACGCTGGCGCAAGCACCCCGCCTTTACCGCGCCGACGATGTGGCCAACCTGGCCCGCTGCCTGGGAGCCACGCTGCTGCTAGGCTGCATCTTCGCTGGCCTGCAAGTGCTGGGCTGGCGCGAGCTGATGACCCAGGGCGTGTTCTTCGACGGCATGGCCTCCGGTACCTACGTGTATCTGATTTCGGCCCTGCACGTCGCTCACTTACTGGGCGGCATGCTTTTCCTGTTGGCGCTGCTGCTCCGCACTCTACACGCCTCCCGCGACGCCGTGCGCACGCTGGTCTTCATTCGAAACCCGTACCGCCGTTTGCAGCTTCGCTTGCTGAGCATGTTCTGGCACTTTATTGATGCCCTGTGGGTGGTGCTGTTCGTGGTGTTTGTGTTCATGTACTAA
- a CDS encoding DUF4920 domain-containing protein: protein MTTNIFALAAAIASLSACQSTPATDTASAAKPTPAVAAEAGGKTYGTAVSMEGAKPLSELQQVLGDKDSAQVKLVGTADAVCQAKGCWLTMKTPEGKEMRVRFKDYAFFVPKDIAGKTVVINGWAHREEVPVSDLQHYAKDAGKSAEEVTAITKAEEQLNFEADGVLVTDKL from the coding sequence ATGACTACCAATATTTTTGCTTTAGCCGCTGCCATTGCCTCGTTGAGCGCCTGCCAGTCGACGCCCGCTACCGACACGGCTAGTGCTGCCAAGCCAACTCCAGCCGTTGCGGCCGAGGCCGGAGGCAAAACCTACGGCACGGCAGTTTCGATGGAAGGAGCCAAGCCGCTTTCCGAGCTACAACAAGTGCTCGGCGACAAGGACTCGGCACAGGTGAAGCTAGTAGGTACCGCCGATGCCGTATGCCAGGCCAAGGGCTGCTGGCTAACCATGAAAACGCCTGAGGGCAAGGAAATGCGGGTCCGCTTCAAAGACTATGCGTTTTTTGTACCCAAGGACATAGCCGGCAAAACCGTTGTCATCAATGGCTGGGCCCACCGCGAAGAGGTGCCCGTTTCCGATTTGCAACACTACGCCAAGGATGCCGGCAAGTCCGCCGAGGAAGTAACCGCCATTACCAAAGCCGAAGAGCAGCTGAACTTTGAGGCGGATGGGGTTTTGGTAACCGACAAATTATAG
- a CDS encoding TapB family protein, producing the protein MLAASFSSSLLLQVLLVTADQQTQDTALSTTPRPRAADTTLMAPAPAANVNHPFGMADNTELIYRIADAAGKPSGELRQRVVTLASGEREESKKRKVMEYRTSLKSGLYDKKNALVRLQDLTFRSRRDTCFTDGLAELNTDALRSFRDRKLVYSPTPVAWPHQPTIGTTLPDGGITVQVSSSVVSIATVSTTLRKRRVVGGPTSLTTPAGTFSCYKVEAIRESATVPRPDMAMRTTVKQVDYYAPGVGIVRTEIYGKNGKVAQVRELAALNSSTQ; encoded by the coding sequence ATGCTTGCCGCCTCCTTCAGCTCTTCTCTACTGCTTCAGGTCCTGCTTGTTACCGCCGATCAACAAACCCAGGACACTGCGCTTAGCACCACGCCACGACCCCGCGCCGCCGACACAACGTTGATGGCCCCTGCGCCAGCCGCCAACGTTAATCACCCGTTTGGCATGGCCGATAACACCGAACTTATTTATCGGATTGCCGATGCAGCGGGCAAGCCGAGCGGAGAACTACGGCAGCGCGTAGTGACGCTGGCCAGCGGGGAGCGGGAGGAGAGCAAGAAACGGAAGGTCATGGAGTACCGGACCTCGTTGAAGAGCGGGCTTTATGACAAGAAAAATGCCTTGGTGCGCCTCCAGGACCTCACATTTCGTAGCCGTCGAGATACGTGCTTCACCGACGGACTAGCGGAACTCAACACCGATGCTTTACGCTCCTTCCGCGACCGGAAACTGGTGTACTCCCCCACCCCGGTTGCTTGGCCCCACCAACCAACTATTGGCACCACCTTGCCCGACGGCGGTATTACTGTACAAGTAAGCAGCTCGGTGGTGAGTATTGCCACGGTGAGCACCACGCTGCGTAAGCGGCGCGTGGTGGGTGGCCCTACTTCTCTCACCACGCCGGCCGGCACTTTTTCCTGCTACAAAGTGGAAGCCATCCGGGAAAGCGCCACCGTGCCCCGCCCCGATATGGCCATGCGCACAACCGTTAAGCAAGTAGACTACTATGCCCCTGGCGTGGGCATTGTTCGCACGGAGATTTATGGCAAGAATGGCAAGGTTGCGCAGGTGCGAGAGTTGGCGGCGCTCAACTCCTCCACGCAATAG
- the ligA gene encoding NAD-dependent DNA ligase LigA, whose product MTTDIEQQITALTERLHHLNYQYYQRDVSEVSDQEFDQMLAELQRLEKEYPQFAQPNSPTQRVGGTITKQFPTALHKYPMLSLGNTYSEADLREFDERVRRGLEGAEFAYVCELKFDGVAMSLTYENGQLTQGVTRGDGTRGDVVTNNVRTIKNLPLHLRQAPDIKHPTEMEVRGEIFMPLTVFAELNAEREANGEALLANPRNAASGALKLQDSALVAERRLRFYAYSFLMPGRSIFPTHSASLEAMQTWGLPVSDTWRLCHSITEVLDFVHEWDKKRFTLPVATDGIVIKVDDFRQQELLGYTSKSPRWAIAYKYPAEAGRTRLREIQYQVGRTGAVTPVALLDPVPLAGTVVKRASVHNANQIAALDLRLNDMVFVEKGGEIIPKITGVDLSARLPESQPIVYPTTCPACNTPLIRPAGEAHFRCPNDRGCPPQLKAKLEHYVSRKALDIDGLGAETVGRFFDLGLVADAATLYDLPAKAGEIAQLERMGEKSVQRLVAGLEQSKQVPFERVLFGLGIRYVGETVAEKLAAHYRTVEALEQATATELAAVPEVGGVIAESVAAWFQEPTNRDLVERLRTAGVQLALTGEAPQAASNRLEGLTFVLSGVFEQHSRDELQALIQAHGGKVTGSISKKLSYLVAGDKMGPAKREKATELKVPIISETDLLAMLPSETEAETDPLDVLSGPAADVQDLGIPPVSAGSASFPDKSSGTGQQGSLF is encoded by the coding sequence ATGACCACCGACATCGAGCAGCAAATTACCGCCCTCACGGAGCGCCTGCACCACCTCAACTACCAGTATTATCAGCGCGACGTTTCCGAGGTATCCGACCAGGAGTTCGACCAGATGCTGGCCGAACTGCAACGCTTAGAGAAAGAGTATCCGCAGTTTGCGCAGCCCAATTCACCTACCCAACGAGTGGGCGGCACCATCACCAAGCAGTTCCCTACCGCGCTGCACAAGTACCCCATGCTCAGCCTCGGCAACACCTACTCGGAAGCAGACCTGCGCGAGTTCGATGAGCGAGTACGCCGGGGCCTGGAGGGCGCAGAGTTTGCTTACGTTTGCGAGCTGAAGTTCGACGGCGTGGCCATGAGTTTGACCTACGAAAACGGCCAACTCACTCAAGGCGTTACGCGCGGCGACGGTACCCGCGGCGACGTGGTAACCAACAACGTGCGCACCATTAAAAACCTGCCGCTGCACCTACGCCAAGCCCCTGACATCAAGCATCCGACCGAAATGGAAGTGCGCGGCGAGATATTTATGCCCCTCACGGTGTTTGCGGAGCTTAACGCCGAACGCGAAGCCAACGGCGAGGCCTTGCTAGCCAACCCGCGCAACGCGGCCAGTGGCGCGCTCAAGCTTCAGGATTCAGCTTTAGTGGCGGAGCGGCGGCTACGCTTCTACGCGTATTCGTTTCTGATGCCCGGCCGCAGCATCTTCCCGACCCACAGCGCGTCGTTGGAAGCCATGCAAACCTGGGGGCTGCCCGTTTCCGATACCTGGCGCTTGTGCCACAGCATCACGGAGGTGCTGGATTTTGTGCACGAGTGGGACAAAAAACGCTTCACGTTGCCGGTTGCCACCGATGGCATCGTAATCAAAGTAGATGATTTCCGGCAACAGGAGCTGTTGGGCTATACCTCTAAGAGTCCACGCTGGGCTATTGCCTATAAGTACCCGGCAGAGGCGGGCCGGACGCGGCTGCGGGAAATTCAATACCAAGTGGGCCGCACCGGGGCCGTTACGCCGGTGGCCCTGCTCGACCCAGTGCCGCTGGCTGGCACTGTGGTGAAGCGGGCGTCGGTGCACAACGCCAACCAAATAGCCGCCCTCGACCTACGCCTCAACGATATGGTGTTCGTGGAGAAAGGCGGGGAAATTATTCCGAAGATTACGGGCGTGGACCTCTCGGCTCGGCTCCCCGAAAGCCAGCCTATTGTGTACCCTACAACCTGCCCGGCCTGCAACACGCCCCTGATTCGGCCAGCTGGGGAGGCGCACTTCCGCTGTCCCAACGACCGAGGCTGCCCGCCCCAGCTGAAAGCCAAGCTCGAACACTACGTGTCTCGCAAAGCCCTCGACATTGATGGCTTAGGCGCTGAAACGGTGGGCCGTTTCTTCGACTTGGGCTTGGTAGCGGATGCGGCTACTTTATATGACCTGCCAGCCAAAGCCGGCGAAATAGCTCAGCTGGAACGCATGGGCGAGAAATCGGTGCAGCGGCTGGTAGCAGGTCTTGAGCAAAGCAAACAGGTGCCTTTCGAGCGGGTGCTGTTTGGGTTGGGCATCCGCTACGTGGGTGAAACCGTGGCCGAGAAGCTGGCTGCTCATTACCGCACAGTGGAAGCTCTAGAGCAAGCCACGGCCACCGAGCTGGCGGCTGTGCCCGAAGTAGGCGGCGTGATTGCCGAATCAGTGGCCGCGTGGTTTCAGGAGCCTACTAACCGCGACCTGGTGGAACGACTCCGGACAGCGGGTGTGCAACTGGCGCTTACCGGAGAAGCTCCTCAGGCAGCGAGCAACCGGCTAGAAGGCTTGACCTTTGTGCTTTCTGGCGTGTTCGAGCAGCACAGCCGCGACGAACTGCAAGCCCTGATTCAGGCGCACGGGGGCAAGGTGACGGGTAGCATCAGCAAGAAGCTCAGCTATCTGGTGGCCGGCGACAAAATGGGCCCGGCTAAGCGTGAGAAGGCCACTGAGTTGAAAGTGCCCATCATCTCGGAAACCGATTTGCTAGCCATGCTCCCGTCTGAAACGGAAGCTGAAACTGACCCTTTGGACGTGCTGTCTGGGCCCGCGGCGGACGTACAAGATTTGGGGATTCCTCCGGTTTCGGCGGGTTCTGCCTCATTTCCAGATAAAAGCAGTGGCACAGGTCAGCAAGGTTCTCTATTTTAG